A window of Raineyella sp. W15-4 contains these coding sequences:
- a CDS encoding AMP-binding protein, whose protein sequence is MSRATEQIRAARDLLLSFHGRVDEARAAFTWPEISGPFNWAIDWFDAVGRGNDRTALWICQVDGREDRWSYDDIVRRSDAVAGWLREQGLGKGDTVMLMLGNQIELWEAMLAVMKIGAVILPTAEAVTSEDLVDRIGRAGVRAVIANAPDTPKFATVPGDYVRITTAAAHDGWISFADAYDHPSEPQPVVTDADDPVLQYFTSGTTKEPKLVGHTQLSYPVGHLSTTYFIGVRPGDVHLNISSPGWGKHAWSSFFAPWIAEATIFVYNYRRFDAHELLRHMRRVDVATFCAPPTVWRMMIQADLGERPASLREVVGAGEPLNPEVIRSVQERWGLTIRDGYGQTETTAQIGNVPGEPVKPGSMGKPLPGVPIEIVDPETGEPSEIGEICLRLDARPLNLMHGYVGMPELTRQVQHGGYYHTGDLVTRDKDGYITYVGRTDDVFKASDYKVSPFELESVLIEHPAVAEAAVVPSPDPTRLAVPKAYVTLAPGFERTRETALSILAYARDHLAPYLRVRRLEFDELPKTISGKIRRVALRGRELAAQRGAHAEPGRTEYRYEDFPELRTQH, encoded by the coding sequence TTGAGCCGAGCAACCGAGCAGATCCGCGCCGCCCGAGACCTGCTGCTGTCCTTCCACGGTCGCGTCGACGAGGCCCGGGCCGCCTTCACCTGGCCCGAGATCTCAGGACCCTTCAACTGGGCGATCGACTGGTTCGACGCGGTGGGCCGGGGCAACGACCGCACCGCGCTGTGGATCTGCCAGGTCGACGGTCGCGAGGACCGGTGGAGCTACGACGACATCGTCCGCCGCTCGGATGCGGTGGCCGGTTGGCTGCGGGAGCAGGGACTCGGCAAGGGCGACACCGTGATGCTGATGCTCGGCAACCAGATCGAGCTGTGGGAGGCGATGCTGGCGGTGATGAAGATCGGCGCGGTGATCCTGCCCACTGCCGAGGCCGTCACCAGCGAGGACCTGGTCGACCGGATCGGCCGGGCCGGCGTCCGGGCGGTCATCGCGAACGCCCCGGACACGCCGAAGTTCGCCACCGTCCCCGGCGACTACGTGCGGATCACCACCGCCGCCGCGCACGACGGCTGGATCTCCTTCGCCGACGCGTACGACCATCCGTCCGAGCCGCAGCCGGTGGTCACCGACGCCGACGACCCGGTGCTGCAGTACTTCACCTCGGGCACCACGAAGGAACCGAAGCTGGTCGGGCACACCCAGCTGTCCTATCCGGTCGGTCACCTCTCGACGACGTACTTCATCGGCGTCCGGCCCGGCGACGTGCACCTCAACATCAGCTCCCCCGGGTGGGGCAAGCATGCCTGGAGCAGCTTCTTCGCCCCGTGGATCGCCGAGGCAACGATCTTCGTCTACAACTACCGGCGTTTCGACGCCCACGAGCTGCTCCGGCACATGCGCCGGGTGGACGTCGCCACGTTCTGCGCCCCGCCGACGGTGTGGCGGATGATGATCCAGGCCGATCTCGGTGAGCGGCCCGCTTCCCTGCGGGAGGTCGTCGGCGCCGGGGAGCCGCTGAACCCCGAGGTGATCCGCTCGGTGCAGGAGCGGTGGGGGCTGACCATTCGCGACGGCTATGGGCAGACCGAGACCACCGCGCAGATCGGCAACGTTCCCGGCGAGCCGGTGAAGCCCGGGTCGATGGGCAAGCCGTTGCCGGGGGTGCCGATCGAGATCGTCGACCCGGAGACCGGTGAACCGTCCGAGATCGGTGAGATCTGCCTGCGGCTGGACGCCCGGCCGCTCAACCTGATGCACGGCTACGTGGGCATGCCGGAACTCACCCGGCAGGTGCAGCACGGCGGCTACTACCACACCGGCGATCTGGTGACCCGGGACAAGGACGGATACATCACTTACGTCGGACGCACCGACGACGTGTTCAAGGCCTCCGACTACAAGGTCTCGCCGTTCGAGCTGGAGAGCGTCCTGATCGAGCACCCGGCGGTCGCCGAGGCCGCCGTCGTACCGTCCCCCGATCCGACCCGGCTGGCGGTCCCGAAGGCGTACGTCACGCTCGCCCCGGGCTTCGAGCGCACCCGGGAGACGGCCCTGTCGATCCTGGCGTACGCGCGGGATCACCTGGCGCCCTACCTGCGGGTGCGCCGGCTGGAGTTCGACGAGCTGCCGAAGACCATCTCCGGCAAGATCCGCCGGGTGGCGTTGCGTGGCCGGGAACTGGCGGCCCAACGCGGTGCCCACGCCGAGCCAGGACGCACCGAATACCGCTACGAGGACTTCCCGGAGCTCCGTACGCAGCACTGA
- a CDS encoding glucosaminidase domain-containing protein translates to MFGGAIFSPYARALAPSTYIKQTLDAAQGVQREYKVPAAVAMAQSILESGWGDSSLSRTYHNYFGIKCTSQKSPFQQGCVSLQTKEYSASGSTTIVDGFRTYATTADSFSDYGRLLTSLSRYRAAFDHTDDPDQFIRAIAAGGYATDPAYADSVIKIMKQYDLYQYDKLPAAAATADQVSNQTTSTPTPSSTATSPSASPSASSSPSSTASPSASVSAVTSAKPSATPSASSSPLLPTPSASPSASVGTGTAASGDNPATVTGVIWVINPQTNRVYFSGIVYDANGKPLANTAFPVVDTTGATLGTVTTDAEGRLSAGLDLPAGWSKVPNYEVIIRFQGAAGTGYTEGSTTIPAGTTTSTSGTLTGADPSVASASDTGLDRDDRLPTSGPSASATTSRSAVSSPSASSSPTAKPSATATPVWPAGRAAATGQVAATSASPSPAPIHSSASTTQKPGNTTGGSATQVADDAAKNIAARLPRTGGPAAVFGLLGLGILAAGATLLTTSRGGRGSHDQG, encoded by the coding sequence GTGTTCGGTGGAGCGATCTTCTCCCCGTACGCAAGGGCCCTCGCTCCTTCCACGTACATCAAGCAGACGCTCGACGCCGCCCAAGGTGTGCAACGGGAATACAAGGTTCCCGCCGCCGTCGCCATGGCACAGTCGATCCTCGAGTCCGGTTGGGGAGATTCTTCCCTCTCCCGGACCTATCACAACTATTTCGGCATCAAATGCACCTCGCAGAAGAGCCCCTTCCAACAGGGCTGCGTTTCGTTACAGACGAAGGAATACTCCGCGTCCGGGTCCACGACGATCGTCGACGGATTCCGGACGTACGCGACCACCGCGGATTCCTTCTCCGATTACGGTCGCCTGCTGACGTCACTGAGTCGATACCGGGCGGCGTTCGACCACACAGATGATCCGGACCAGTTCATCCGCGCCATCGCCGCCGGCGGCTATGCCACCGATCCGGCGTACGCGGACTCTGTGATCAAGATCATGAAGCAGTACGACCTCTACCAGTACGACAAGCTCCCAGCGGCCGCGGCGACCGCCGACCAGGTCTCGAACCAGACCACCTCGACCCCCACGCCGTCGTCGACGGCCACGTCGCCGAGTGCATCGCCGTCCGCCAGCAGCTCGCCCTCGTCGACTGCCTCTCCCTCCGCGAGCGTCTCTGCGGTGACCTCCGCCAAGCCGTCCGCGACGCCGAGCGCCAGCTCGTCGCCCCTGCTGCCGACCCCCTCGGCCTCCCCGAGCGCATCGGTCGGCACCGGCACGGCCGCGTCCGGTGACAACCCCGCCACCGTGACCGGGGTGATCTGGGTGATCAACCCGCAGACCAACCGGGTGTACTTCAGCGGGATCGTCTACGACGCCAACGGGAAGCCGCTCGCCAACACGGCATTCCCGGTGGTCGACACCACCGGTGCCACGTTGGGGACGGTGACCACGGATGCGGAGGGCCGCCTCAGCGCCGGGCTGGACCTGCCGGCCGGCTGGAGCAAGGTGCCGAACTACGAGGTCATCATCCGGTTCCAGGGCGCGGCCGGCACCGGCTACACCGAGGGGTCGACGACCATCCCGGCCGGTACCACCACCTCGACGTCCGGCACGCTGACCGGGGCAGATCCCTCCGTCGCCTCGGCCAGCGACACCGGGCTGGATCGGGACGACCGGCTGCCGACCAGCGGCCCGTCGGCGAGCGCCACGACCTCCCGCTCTGCCGTCTCCTCGCCGTCGGCATCGTCCTCACCGACCGCCAAGCCGTCGGCGACGGCCACGCCGGTGTGGCCGGCCGGCCGGGCCGCGGCCACGGGCCAGGTGGCCGCCACCTCGGCCAGCCCCTCGCCGGCCCCGATCCACTCCTCCGCCTCGACAACACAGAAACCGGGTAACACCACCGGCGGTTCGGCCACCCAGGTCGCCGACGACGCGGCGAAGAACATCGCGGCGCGACTGCCCCGGACCGGCGGACCGGCGGCCGTCTTCGGCCTGCTGGGGCTGGGCATCCTCGCGGCCGGGGCCACCCTGCTCACCACCTCCCGCGGCGGCCGCGGCAGCCACGACCAGGGCTGA
- a CDS encoding NADPH:quinone reductase, translated as MRAVQITEHGDAGVLRYVDTVKPEPGPGQVRVRVRAAGLNPADTYMVRGGYEFFHNPLPWVPGFDSAGEIDAIGAEVTGLAVGDRVFVAGILAASDGAFAQYHVAEARVVRRLPDSVGYEEGAALGVPYATAYRALFQRADLRPGETVLVHGASGGVGQACVQFARAHGARVLATAGTAEGRALAARQGAHVVVDHSATDHVEELRRATPEGIDVVIEMAASNNLEADLGLLARNGRVVVVGARTPVEITPRLVMRTEAAILGVALWHITPAQTRQALAAIGAGLENGTLAPLVGHRLPLERIADGFALVTTGHRHGKVVLTVD; from the coding sequence ATGAGGGCTGTCCAGATCACCGAGCACGGAGACGCCGGTGTGCTGCGCTACGTCGACACCGTGAAGCCCGAGCCGGGGCCCGGCCAGGTGCGTGTCCGGGTCCGTGCCGCAGGCCTCAATCCCGCCGACACCTACATGGTGCGGGGTGGCTACGAGTTCTTCCACAATCCGCTGCCGTGGGTGCCGGGCTTCGATTCTGCGGGGGAGATCGACGCGATCGGCGCGGAGGTGACCGGGCTGGCGGTCGGGGACCGGGTGTTCGTCGCCGGCATCCTCGCCGCCAGCGACGGGGCCTTCGCGCAGTATCACGTGGCCGAGGCCCGGGTCGTCCGGCGGCTGCCGGACAGCGTCGGCTACGAGGAGGGGGCCGCACTGGGGGTGCCGTACGCGACGGCGTATCGGGCGCTGTTCCAGCGTGCCGATCTCCGCCCGGGGGAGACCGTGCTCGTCCACGGGGCCAGCGGCGGGGTCGGCCAGGCCTGCGTCCAGTTCGCCCGGGCCCACGGCGCCCGGGTGCTGGCCACCGCCGGCACCGCGGAGGGTCGTGCACTGGCCGCCCGGCAGGGGGCCCACGTCGTGGTGGACCACAGCGCCACCGACCATGTCGAAGAGCTGCGCCGGGCCACCCCCGAAGGCATCGACGTGGTGATCGAGATGGCCGCCAGCAACAATCTCGAAGCCGACCTCGGCCTGCTCGCTCGCAACGGCCGGGTGGTGGTCGTCGGAGCCCGTACGCCGGTCGAGATCACCCCGCGGCTGGTGATGCGCACCGAGGCCGCGATCCTCGGTGTCGCCCTGTGGCACATCACCCCGGCCCAGACCCGGCAGGCCCTGGCGGCGATCGGAGCCGGACTGGAGAACGGCACCCTGGCGCCGCTGGTCGGTCACCGGCTGCCGCTGGAGCGGATCGCGGACGGTTTCGCGCTGGTCACCACCGGGCACCGGCACGGGAAGGTCGTTCTCACTGTCGACTGA
- a CDS encoding AI-2E family transporter, with product MSVSDGNAGQRVGGPDLAWLRRAGMTSWLALGVIALVVVLAGAVSSISGIVIPAVIAVILGTVLEPLVSWLRRHKVSSTLATVTGLVVALLVGVGLVAVVVWGFIRQLPEITRQLLIGWESFLQWGRSLEIDSVWLDHARAAVQQYAPYLGQGVLGAVTSTFSGAVSFGVGTFFSVFILFFVLQDGHQFPGWLARVTKLDAGLVQEVDDLVKDSLQGYFRGVALTALITAPVFMIPLLVMRVPLAVPIFILYFFLSFLPYIGPWITGAFAVLIAFGSGGALAALVIAVSLLASNGTIQSAVSSWALGSALEVHPVAVLLATIVGGTAAGILGMILGPPLLAAIIRSVTAVRAHRTAATEDDGDPAANGVAAGSAATA from the coding sequence ATGTCGGTGAGTGACGGCAACGCAGGACAGCGGGTGGGCGGCCCCGACCTGGCGTGGTTGCGTCGGGCGGGAATGACGAGCTGGTTGGCCCTCGGGGTCATCGCCCTCGTCGTCGTGTTGGCCGGGGCGGTGAGCTCCATCAGTGGCATCGTGATCCCTGCCGTCATCGCCGTGATCCTCGGCACCGTCCTGGAACCGCTCGTCAGCTGGCTCAGACGCCACAAGGTGTCATCCACGCTGGCGACCGTCACCGGACTGGTCGTGGCGCTGCTGGTGGGTGTCGGCCTGGTCGCTGTGGTGGTCTGGGGCTTCATCCGGCAGCTGCCGGAGATCACCAGGCAGCTCCTGATCGGCTGGGAGTCCTTCCTGCAGTGGGGGCGCAGCCTGGAGATCGATTCCGTGTGGCTGGACCACGCCCGTGCCGCCGTCCAGCAGTATGCGCCGTATCTGGGGCAGGGCGTTCTGGGAGCGGTGACCAGCACCTTCTCCGGCGCGGTGTCCTTCGGGGTGGGCACCTTCTTCTCGGTGTTCATCCTCTTCTTCGTGCTCCAGGACGGCCATCAGTTCCCCGGCTGGCTCGCCCGGGTGACGAAGCTCGACGCCGGGCTGGTCCAGGAGGTGGACGACCTGGTCAAGGATTCGCTGCAGGGCTACTTCAGGGGTGTCGCCCTCACCGCGCTGATCACGGCACCCGTCTTCATGATTCCGCTGCTCGTGATGCGCGTCCCGCTGGCCGTTCCCATCTTCATCCTGTACTTCTTCCTGTCCTTCCTCCCCTACATCGGGCCGTGGATCACCGGTGCATTCGCGGTGCTGATCGCCTTCGGGTCCGGCGGTGCCCTCGCCGCGCTCGTCATCGCTGTCAGCCTGCTGGCGTCCAACGGCACGATCCAGAGTGCGGTCAGTTCCTGGGCACTCGGTTCGGCGCTCGAGGTGCATCCGGTCGCCGTGCTGCTCGCGACGATCGTCGGTGGCACCGCCGCCGGCATTCTCGGCATGATCCTCGGCCCGCCGCTGCTGGCGGCCATCATCCGGTCGGTGACGGCGGTCCGGGCGCACCGGACTGCCGCCACCGAGGACGACGGTGATCCCGCGGCGAACGGGGTCGCTGCGGGGTCGGCTGCCACCGCCTGA
- a CDS encoding M23 family metallopeptidase: protein MAGAQPITPRSPGGWGRAGLLAVAIALIGLLVAGGLGLTHQANDAHGADRDVRSVAPAPGDHLVAVTAGSGGSSSDGGSSSPASSAGDGPAPSPAPSGSGAAVAPAPAAAGTVTTTATEGSPGYLDSGAAVAAKAANGPAAPDFDRALVDLSAAQRVADQQTRAEQETRENTSREQAKRVAAQADAAKGIRTEQTRLVDEKNRAAAEAALLQAQQAALEAGKLSGDTGIRLPDGTLVRPLADGSRPASVPAELNRLGRTIGAATGRTLTPIARGQYTVGARWGAVGTWASYHTGVDFGAPIGTPVRAAADGTVTVPVAGDWAGTHVILTHTDGSTLYAHLLASTVRPGQKVKAGDIIGFVGLTGRTFGPHLHFEYYPRGSSLLTPYSATDPLVWLASQGVTP, encoded by the coding sequence ATGGCAGGAGCGCAACCGATCACTCCACGCTCGCCCGGCGGATGGGGCCGCGCCGGCCTGCTGGCGGTCGCGATCGCACTGATCGGGCTGCTGGTCGCGGGCGGTCTCGGCCTCACCCACCAGGCCAACGACGCCCACGGCGCCGACCGTGACGTGAGGTCGGTCGCACCGGCCCCCGGGGATCATCTGGTGGCCGTCACCGCCGGCTCGGGCGGATCGTCGTCGGATGGCGGATCATCATCCCCCGCGTCATCGGCCGGCGACGGCCCTGCGCCGTCGCCTGCACCGTCCGGTTCCGGAGCGGCCGTCGCCCCGGCGCCGGCGGCGGCCGGTACCGTCACCACGACCGCGACAGAGGGTTCCCCGGGCTACCTGGACTCGGGCGCCGCGGTGGCGGCCAAGGCCGCGAACGGCCCGGCCGCGCCGGACTTCGACCGTGCCCTGGTCGATCTCTCGGCCGCTCAGCGGGTCGCGGACCAGCAGACGCGCGCCGAGCAGGAGACCCGGGAGAACACCTCGCGCGAGCAGGCGAAGCGGGTGGCCGCCCAGGCCGATGCGGCCAAGGGGATCCGGACCGAGCAGACCCGCCTGGTGGACGAGAAGAACAGGGCCGCGGCCGAGGCCGCTTTGCTCCAGGCCCAGCAGGCTGCCCTCGAGGCGGGCAAGCTCTCCGGCGACACGGGGATCCGGTTGCCCGACGGCACCCTCGTCCGTCCCCTGGCCGATGGCAGCCGGCCGGCGTCGGTACCAGCCGAGCTGAACCGACTCGGTCGGACGATCGGCGCCGCCACCGGCCGGACTCTGACGCCGATCGCGAGGGGCCAGTACACGGTCGGCGCCCGCTGGGGCGCGGTCGGCACCTGGGCCAGCTATCACACCGGCGTCGATTTCGGGGCTCCGATCGGCACCCCGGTCCGCGCTGCCGCCGACGGCACCGTGACGGTGCCGGTGGCCGGTGACTGGGCGGGCACCCACGTGATCCTCACCCACACCGACGGCTCCACCCTCTACGCCCACCTGCTCGCCTCGACGGTGCGACCCGGCCAGAAGGTGAAAGCCGGGGACATCATCGGGTTCGTCGGTCTGACCGGCCGGACCTTCGGCCCGCACCTCCACTTCGAGTACTACCCGCGGGGCAGCAGCCTGCTGACGCCCTACTCGGCGACCGATCCGCTGGTCTGGCTGGCCTCCCAGGGCGTCACGCCCTGA
- a CDS encoding AbrB family transcriptional regulator yields MTSPGRIFGEQVHPLGWVILLVLTAGLVVAARGVGIPSPEILAAMVAGTAVALSGRGPRRVPPPLAVAGQAVMGTALGAMVTSQELRALAADWVGVLVVTVLTLVISFGSGFLLALHPAVDRVTGVLSMAAGGASGLVAVAGDLGGDIRMVGTLQYTRVLLITASTPPIAAYVFGAPAAAVPAGPSDGAGGVLVGIGCTIVGLLVGRVVRVPAGDLLGPMVVTAAVAIWGGVPAPALPGVVVAVAYVVIGWTATLGFTRAALGTVVRVLPLSLGLVFVLMVVSAVAGVWLARLAGLPDLDGYLATTPGGMMAVLAVAAASGGNVTFITGVQAVRLFLMLALTPLLTGWLHRHAGPASSTPSGRGSD; encoded by the coding sequence ATGACGTCCCCCGGTCGCATCTTCGGTGAGCAGGTGCATCCTCTCGGGTGGGTAATCCTGCTCGTTCTGACGGCCGGGCTGGTGGTGGCGGCCCGCGGCGTGGGGATCCCCTCCCCCGAGATCCTCGCGGCGATGGTCGCAGGCACCGCGGTGGCCCTCAGTGGGCGTGGCCCCCGCCGGGTGCCGCCGCCACTGGCCGTGGCCGGCCAGGCCGTGATGGGGACTGCGCTCGGGGCGATGGTGACCTCCCAGGAGTTGCGGGCGCTCGCCGCGGACTGGGTCGGAGTCCTCGTCGTCACCGTGCTCACCCTGGTGATCAGCTTCGGCTCCGGGTTCCTGCTCGCCCTGCATCCCGCGGTGGACCGGGTCACCGGGGTGCTGTCGATGGCGGCCGGCGGAGCCAGCGGACTGGTGGCGGTGGCCGGCGATCTCGGTGGCGACATCCGGATGGTCGGCACCCTGCAGTACACCCGGGTGCTGCTGATCACCGCGTCGACGCCGCCGATCGCCGCGTACGTCTTCGGTGCCCCGGCCGCGGCGGTGCCGGCCGGTCCGTCGGACGGTGCCGGTGGGGTCCTGGTCGGGATCGGCTGCACGATCGTCGGCCTGCTGGTCGGCCGCGTCGTCCGGGTGCCCGCCGGTGACCTGCTCGGCCCGATGGTGGTCACCGCCGCGGTGGCGATCTGGGGTGGGGTCCCCGCGCCGGCGCTGCCCGGCGTCGTGGTGGCGGTGGCGTACGTGGTGATCGGCTGGACCGCCACCCTCGGGTTCACCCGGGCGGCGCTGGGGACCGTGGTGCGGGTGCTGCCGCTGTCGCTGGGGCTGGTGTTCGTGTTGATGGTGGTCAGCGCGGTGGCCGGAGTGTGGCTGGCGCGGCTGGCCGGGCTGCCCGACCTGGACGGCTATCTCGCCACCACTCCGGGCGGGATGATGGCGGTGCTGGCGGTCGCCGCGGCGTCGGGTGGCAACGTCACGTTCATCACCGGGGTGCAGGCCGTACGGCTGTTCCTGATGTTGGCGCTCACCCCACTGCTCACCGGCTGGCTGCACCGCCATGCCGGCCCGGCGTCGTCGACCCCGTCCGGTCGCGGGAGCGACTGA